The bacterium BMS3Abin08 DNA window CATGAAGACAAAGGTCTTCGGGGCCGGAAAGGAGGCCAGAGAGTGAATTTTAAGGACATACTGAAGATGACTTTCAACCTTGTGGCGCTCTATCTTGTCGGGGGGTTACTCCTTGCTGCAGTGTATGCCAAGACTGCTCCGGTGATATTCAGAAAGAACGCGCAGGAGAAGAAGGAGGCCCTGCAAAAAATGATGCCAAACGCCGACAAGAATGGAATAATAAAGCTTGGTGACTGGTATCCGCATGATAAGGATGCAGAGTATTTTGTTGCAAAGAAGGACGGGAAGGTTATCGGTTATATCGTTCAGACATATGCCAAGGGGTATTCAAGTTATATAAATATTCTATTTGCCGTTAACGATGATTTTGTGGTGCAGAGGATAGATATCCTCCATCATGCCGAGA harbors:
- the rnfG gene encoding electron transport complex protein RnfG codes for the protein MNFKDILKMTFNLVALYLVGGLLLAAVYAKTAPVIFRKNAQEKKEALQKMMPNADKNGIIKLGDWYPHDKDAEYFVAKKDGKVIGYIVQTYAKGYSSYINILFAVNDDFVVQRIDILHHAETPGLGDEIALPYFKKRFKGKDLKHLKVVKRKTDKYVQAITGATISSRAVTKDGIKKGLEFLIKALKKGEVEHGASAGRKG